One window of Aspergillus oryzae RIB40 DNA, chromosome 3 genomic DNA carries:
- a CDS encoding uncharacterized protein (3-oxoacyl-[acyl-carrier protein] reductase): MAQKAVRGIVIQGKRLAASSIQLLASSLDAKKLCYEYDERQAPGVTQITEEAPTELPPLSSPPSLPQAPNVSPISASKIVIEDVALSRVQIVQALVARKLKTAIAQLPTSKSIKDLSGGRSSLQNELVGDIHNEFSSIPDAPEQILLRDFGEANPTVQLGKTSSAAVAKLISSKMPSDFNANAIRAHLANKWGLGPLRQTAVLLYAIASEPPSRLTSSSAAEEYWDNVSSMYAESCGITLRPRQDNMNEDAMASSAVDPAVVAEFSKAHRRLGVQQFQALAEYLQIDLSGSQASQSDALVAELQQKVDLWTAEMTPEFLAGISPMLDVKKSRRYGSWWNMARQDVLAFYRRPSYSEFVDDALAFKVFLNRLCNRADEALLNMVRSLSCDAYFKQGSLPGYHAASRLLEQAITSTVADCPKARLILPAVGPHTTITKDGKIEYAEAPRQGMSGPTAYIQSLRQGASFIGLNSADVDTQSNLTDALLDAMCLALHDGISFVGKTFLVTGAGQGSIGAGVVRLMLEGGARVLVTTSREPATTSRYFQQMYDNHGAKFSELRVVPCNLASAQDCEGLIRHVYDPRGLNWDLDAILPFAAASDYSTEMHDIRGQSELGHRLMLVNVFRLLGHIVHCKRDAGVDCHPTQVLLPLSPNHGIFGGDGMYPESKLALESLFHRIRSESWSDQLSICGVRIGWTRSTGLMTAHDIIAETVEEHGIRTFSVAEMALNIAMLLTPDFVAHCEDGPLDADFTGSLGTLGSIPGFLAQLHQKVQLAAEVIRAVQAEDEHERFLSPGTKPTLQAPVTPVHPRSSLRVGYPRLPNYEQEIRPLSPRLERLQDPANAVVVVGYSELGPWGSARLRWEIESQGQWTSAGYVELAWLMNLIRHVDDESYVGWVDTQTGKPVRDGEIQALYGDHIDNHTGIRPIQSTSYDPERMEVLQEVAVEEDLPEFEVSQLTANAMRLRHGANVSIRPSGNPDACRVKLKRGAVILVPKTIPFVWGSCAGELPKGWTPAKYGIPENLIHQVDPVTLYTICCVAEAFYSAGITHPLEVFRHIHLSELGNFIGSSMGGPTKTRQLYRDVYFDHEIPSDVLQDTYLNTPAAWVNMLLLGCTGPIKTPVGACATGVESIDSGYESIMAGKTKMCLVGGYDDLQEEASYGFAQLKATVNVEEEIACGRQPSEMSRPMAESRAGFVEAHGCGVQLLCRGDIALQMGLPIYAVIASSAMAADKIGSSVPAPGQGILSFSRERARSSMISVTSRPSSRSSTSSEVSDKSSLTSITSISNPAPRAQRARSTIDMAPLRAALATWGLTIDDLDVASLHGTSTRGNDLNEPEVIETQMRHLGRTPGRPLWAICQKSVTGHPKAPAAAWMLNGCLQVLDSGLVPGNRNLDTLDEALRSASHLCFPTRTVQLREVKAFLLTSFGFGQKGGQVVGVAPKYFFATLPRSEVEDYYRKVRVRTEAGDRAYAAAVMSQTVVKIQTQNPYDEPDAPRIFLDPLARISQDPSTGQYRFRPDATPALDDDALPPPGEPTELVKGISSAWIEEKVRPHMSPGGTVGVDLVPLASFDAYKNAIFVERNYTVRERDWAEKSADVRAAYASRWCAKEAVFKCLQTHSQGAGAAMKEIEIEHGGNGAPKVKLWGAAQTAARQRGLEGVQLSISYGDDAVIAVALGLMSGAS; the protein is encoded by the exons ATGGCCCAAAAAGCGGTGCGAGGCATAGTCATCCAAGGGAAGAGATTGGCCGCCTCCTCTATTCAGCTTCTCGCAAGCTCGTTAGACGCGAAGAAGCTTTGTTATGAGTATGACGAGAGACAAGCCCCAGGTGTAACCCAAATCACCGAGGAAGCGCCTACAGAGCTACCGCCTCTCTCTAGCCCTCCCTCGCTACCCCAAGCGCCCAATGTTTCGCCTATAAGTGCTTCAAAGATCGTGATCGAAGATGTGGCGCTATCTCGAGTGCAAATTGTTCAGGCTCTTGTTGCCAGAAAGCTGAAGACGGCAATTGCTCAACTTCCTACCTCAAAGTCAATCAAAGACTTGTCGGGTG GTCGGTCTTCTCTGCAGAACGAGCTCGTGGGGGATATACACAACGAGTTCAGCTCCATCCCGGATGCACCAGAGCAGATCCTGCTGCGGGACTTTGGCGAGGCCAACCCAACAGTGCAACTGGGGAAAACGTCCTCCGCGGCAGTTGCCAAACTAATCTCGTCCAAGATGCCTAGTGACTTCAACGCCAACGCTATTCGAGCCCACCTAGCAAACAAGTGGGGTCTAGGACCCTTGCGACAAACAGCGGTGCTGCTCTATGCCATTGCGTCAGAACCCCCATCGCGTTTAACTTCATCGAGCGCAGCGGAAGAGTACTGGGACAACGTGTCATCCATGTACGCCGAATCGTGTGGCATTACCCTCCGCCCGAGACAAGACAATATGAATGAAGATGCTATGGCATCGTCGGCGGTTGATCCGGCTGTGGTAGCCGAGTTTTCCAAGGCGCACCGTAGGCTCGGAGTTCAACAGTTCCAAGCGCTAGCAGAATACTTACAAATTGATTTGTCGGGGTCTCAAGCCTCTCAGTCGGATGCTTTGGTGGCGGAACTTCAGCAGAAAGTCGATCTCTGGACGGCTGAGATGACCCCCGAGTTTCTCGCCGGGATATCACCAATGCTGGATGTAAAGAAGTCGCGACGCTATGGCTCGTGGTGGAACATGGCACGGCAGGATGTCTTGGCCTTCTATCGCCGTCCTTCCTACAGTGAATTCGTGGACGACGCCCTGGCCTTCAAAGTTTTTCTCAATCGTCTCTGTAACCGAGCCGATGAGGCCCTCCTCAACATGGTACGCAGTCTTTCCTGTGACGCCTACTTCAAGCAAGGTTCTTTGCCCGGATACCATGCCGCCTCGCGACTCCTTGAGCAGGCCATCACATCCACAGTGGCGGATTGCCCGAAGGCACGCCTCATTCTCCCGGCGGTGGGCCCCCACACCACCATTACAAAGGACGGCAAGATTGAATACGCGGAGGCGCCGCGCCAGGGAATGAGTGGCCCCACTGCGTACATCCAGTCGCTCCGCCAAGGCGCATCTTTCATTGGTCTCAACTCAGCCGACGTCGATACTCAGAGCAACTTGACCGACGCTCTGCTTGACGCCATGTGCTTAGCACTCCATGATGGAATCTCGTTTGTTGGTAAAACCTTTTTGGTGACGGGAGCGGGTCAGGGTTCGATAGGAGCGGGAGTGGTGCGTCTAATGTTAGAGGGAGGGGCCCGAGTACTGGTGACGACGAGCAGGGAGCCGGCGACGACATCCAGATACTTCCAGCAGATGTACGATAATCACGGCGCGAAGTTCTCCGAGCTGCGGGTAGTTCCTTGCAATCTAGCCAGCGCCCAAGATTGCGAAGGGCTGATCCGGCACGTCTACGATCCCCGTGGGCTAAATTGGGACCTGGATGCCATCCTTCCCTTCGCTGCCGCATCCGACTATAGCACCGAGATGCATGACATTCGGGGACAGAGCGAGCTGGGCCACCGGCTAATGCTGGTCAATGTCTTCCGCCTGCTGGGGCATATCGTCCACTGTAAACGAGATGCCGGGGTTGACTGCCATCCGACGCAGGTGCTGCTGCCACTGTCGCCAAATCACGGCATCTTCGGTGGCGATGGGATGTATCCGGAGTCAAAGCTAGCCCTTGAGAGCCTGTTCCATCGCATCCGATCAGAGTCTTGGTCAGACCAGTTATCTATCTGCGGTGTTCGTATCGGTTGGACCCGGTCGACCGGTCTAATGACGGCCCATGATATCATAGCCGAAACGGTCGAGGAACACGGAATACGCACATTTTCCGTGGCCGAGATGGCACTCAACATAGCCATGCTGTTAACCCCCGACTTTGTGGCCCATTGTGAAGATGGACCTTTGGATGCCGATTTCACCGGCAGCTTGGGAACGTTGGGTAGCATCCCCGGTTTCCTAGCCCAATTGCACCAAAAAGTCCAGCTGGCAGCCGAGGTGATCCGTGCCGTGCAGGCCGAGGATGAGCATGAGAGATTCTTGTCTCCGGGAACAAAACCTACCCTGCAAGCACCCGTGACCCCAGTGCACCCCCGCAGTAGCCTTCGTGTAGGCTATCCCCGTCTCCCCAATTATGAGCAAGAGATTCGTCCGCTGTCCCCACGGCTGGAAAGGTTGCAAGATCCGGCCAatgctgtggtggtggtcgggTACTCGGAGCTGGGGCCATGGGGTAGCGCGCGATTACGGTGGGAAATAGAGAGCCAGGGCCAGTGGACTTCAGCCGGTTATGTCGAACTTGCCTGGCTGATGAACCTCATCCGCCACGTCGACGATGAATCCTACGTCGGCTGGGTGGATACTCAGACCGGAAAGCCAGTGCGGGATGGCGAGATCCAGGCACTGTACGGGGACCACATTGACAACCACACCGGTATCCGTCCTATCCAGTCCACCTCGTACGACCCAGAGCGCATGGAGGTCCTGCAGGAGGTCGctgtcgaggaggatctgCCCGAGTTTGAAGTATCTCAACTTACCGCAAACGCCATGCGTCTCCGCCATGGAGCTAACGTTTCTATCCGCCCCAGTGGAAATCCCGACGCATGCCGCGTGAAGCTTAAACGAGGCGCTGTTATCCTTGTTCCCAAGACAATTCCCTTTGTTTGGGGATCGTGTGCCGGTGAGTTGCCGAAGGGATGGACCCCAGCCAAGTACGGCATCCCTGAGAACCTAATTCATCAGGTCGACCCCGTCACGCTCTATACAATTTGCTGCGTGGCGGAGGCATTTTACAGTGCCGGTATAACTCACCCTCTTGAGGTCTTTCGACACATTCACCTCTCGGAACTAGGCAACTTTATCGGATCCTCCATGGGTGGGCCGACGAAGACTCGTCAGCTCTACCGAGATGTCTACTTCGACCATGAGATTCCGTCGGATGTTCTGCAAGACACTTATCTCAACACACCTGCTGCCTGGGTTAATATGCTACTCCTTGGCTGCACGGGGCCGATCAAAACTCCCGTCGGCGCATGTGCCACCGGGGTCGAGTCGATCGATTCCGGCTACGAGTCAATCATGGCGGGCAAGACAAAGATGTGTCTTGTGGGTGGCTACGACGATCTGCAGGAGGAGGCATCGTATGGTTTCGCACAACTTAAGGCCACGGTCAACGTTGAAGAGGAGATCGCCTGCGGTCGACAGCCCTCGGAGATGTCGCGCCCCATGGCTGAGAGTCGTGCTGGCTTTGTCGAGGCGCATGGCTGCGGTGTACAGCTGCTGTGTCGAGGTGACATCGCCCTGCAAATGGGTCTTCCTATCTATGCGGTCATTGCCAGCTCAGCCATGGCCGCCGACAAGATCGGTTCCTCGGTGCCAGCACCGGGCCAGGGCATTCTAAGCTTCTCCCGTGAGCGCGCTCGATCCAGTATGATATCCGTCACGTCGCGCCCGAGTAGCCGTAGCAGCACATCATCTGAAGTCTCGGACAAATCATCACTGACCTCAATCACCTCAATCAGCAATCCCGCTCCTCGTGCACAACGCGCCCGATCCACCATTGATATGGCTCCGCTACGAGCAGCGCTTGCGACTTGGGGGCTGACTATCGACGACCTGGATGTGGCCTCATTGCACGGCACCTCGACGCGCGGTAACGATCTCAATGAGCCCGAGGTGATCGAGACGCAGATGCGCCATTTAGGTCGCACTCCTGGCCGCCCCCTGTGGGCCATCTGCCAAAAGTCAGTGACGGGACACCCTAAAGCCCCAGCGGCCGCATGGATGCTCAATGGATGCCTGCAAGTACTGGACTCGGGGTTGGTGCCGGGCAACCGCAATCTTGACACGCTGGACGAGGCCCTGCGCAGCGCGTCTCATCTCTGCTTCCCTACGCGCACCGTGCAGCTACGTGAGGTCAAGGCATTCCTGCTGACCTCATTTGGCTTCGGACAGAAGGGGGGCCAAGTCGTCGGCGTTGCCCCCAAGTACTTCTTTGCGACGCTCCCCCGCTCCGAGGTTGAGGACTACTATCGCAAGGTGAGGGTTCGAACCGAGGCGGGTGATCGCGCCTACGCCGCGGCGGTCATGTCGCAGACGGTGGTGAAGATCCAGACGCAAAACCCGTACGACGAGCCGGATGCCCCCCGCATTTTTCTCGATCCCTTGGCACGTATCTCCCAGGATCCGTCGACGGGCCAGTATCGGTTTCGTCCCGATGCCACTCCCGccctcgatgatgatgctcTGCCACCTCCCGGCGAACCCACTGAGCTAGTGAAGGGCATCTCCTCCGCCTGGATCGAGGAGAAAGTGCGACCGCATATGTCTCCCGGCGGCACGGTGGGCGTGGACCTGGTTCCTCTCGCCTCCTTCGACGCATacaagaatgccatctttGTTGAGCGCAATTATACGGTAAGGGAGCGCGATTGGGCTGAAAAGAGTGCGGATGTGCGCGCGGCCTATGCCAGTCGGTGGTGTGCAAAAGAGGCGGTGTTCAAATGTCTCCAGACACATTCACAGGGCGCGGGGGCAGCCATGAAAGAGATTGAGATCGAGCATGGAGGTAACGGCGCGCCGAAAGTCAAG CTCTGGGGTGCTGCGCAAACAGCGGCGCGGCAACGAGGATTGGAAGGAGTGCAACTGAGCATCAGCTATGGCGACGATGCGGTGATAGCGGTGGCGCTGGGGCTGATGTCTGGTGCTTCATAA